One genomic segment of Deinococcus sp. YIM 134068 includes these proteins:
- a CDS encoding dCTP deaminase domain-containing protein, protein MSILPDWRIRELARAGMIEPFEDRLVRTAENASVISYGLSSFGYDLRCADEWKVFTNVHGALVDPKNFDARSFVDIQANEIIIPPNSFVLARSLEYIRIPDNVMVVALGKSTYARCFSGDTRVALVDGRAPTLEEMAEGAGRGEVYFGYSVGPRGQVMVTELTAPRLVGRDTLLEVTLDNGRVVHATPDHEFLLRDGAMRPAGELRPGASLMPLYRSLRRGYEMTFQPLTGHMLATHRLADAWNLRHGVYPEQPGTHRHHLDGDRLNNNPWNLTRMEASAHIRWHNTRNYGEDFDAQAHGAAIGDALTRLREDDAWYARYRAAQASRATRFWTEDAYASQRAALLEYHRTRWTEEEREAQRARQEAYWTAHPEARTAQGQRSQAAWERGGSERRERQAAHARTLKLREDITEEAVRRALDATGSLRGVARLLNVDRSAFRRFPHVIAEFRGQPGRGRPSANHKVTHIRELAGDHDVYCLTVPEAGNFALDAGVFVSNCGIVANVTPLEPGWEGHVTLEFSNTTPLPAKMYANEGCVQLLFFEGERPEVTYGDRQGKYQGQKGVTLPKM, encoded by the coding sequence ATGAGCATCCTGCCCGACTGGCGCATCCGCGAACTCGCCCGAGCGGGGATGATCGAACCCTTCGAGGACCGCCTCGTGCGGACCGCCGAGAACGCCAGCGTCATCTCCTACGGCCTGAGCAGCTTCGGCTACGACCTGCGCTGTGCCGACGAGTGGAAGGTCTTCACCAACGTCCACGGTGCCCTCGTGGACCCCAAGAACTTCGATGCCCGCTCCTTCGTGGACATTCAGGCGAATGAAATTATCATTCCGCCGAACTCGTTTGTCTTAGCACGGAGCTTGGAGTACATACGGATTCCCGACAACGTGATGGTGGTGGCGCTCGGCAAGTCTACCTACGCCCGCTGCTTCTCCGGCGATACGCGCGTCGCGCTCGTGGATGGTCGCGCCCCCACGCTGGAGGAGATGGCGGAGGGAGCCGGGCGGGGCGAAGTGTACTTCGGCTACAGTGTCGGTCCACGCGGGCAGGTGATGGTGACGGAATTGACGGCCCCGCGCCTCGTGGGCCGGGACACGCTGCTGGAGGTCACGCTCGACAACGGTCGGGTCGTCCACGCCACGCCCGACCACGAGTTCCTGCTGCGCGACGGGGCGATGCGGCCCGCCGGGGAACTGCGGCCCGGCGCGTCCCTGATGCCGCTGTACCGTTCGCTGCGGCGCGGGTATGAGATGACCTTCCAGCCCCTGACGGGCCACATGCTCGCCACCCACCGCCTCGCGGACGCCTGGAACCTCCGGCACGGCGTCTACCCGGAGCAGCCCGGCACCCACCGCCACCACCTCGACGGCGACCGGCTGAACAACAATCCGTGGAACCTCACCCGCATGGAGGCGAGCGCCCACATCCGGTGGCACAACACCCGGAACTACGGCGAGGACTTCGACGCGCAGGCCCACGGCGCGGCCATCGGGGACGCCCTGACGCGTCTGCGAGAGGACGACGCATGGTACGCGCGCTACCGGGCCGCCCAGGCGAGCCGCGCGACGCGCTTCTGGACAGAAGACGCCTACGCTTCCCAACGCGCCGCCCTGCTGGAATACCACCGGACCCGCTGGACCGAGGAGGAACGGGAGGCCCAACGCGCGAGGCAGGAGGCGTACTGGACGGCCCACCCGGAGGCCCGAACAGCTCAGGGCCAGCGTTCTCAGGCCGCGTGGGAACGGGGCGGCAGCGAGCGCCGCGAACGGCAGGCCGCCCACGCCCGCACCCTCAAGCTGCGCGAGGACATCACCGAGGAGGCGGTACGCCGGGCACTCGACGCCACCGGCTCCCTGCGCGGCGTGGCCCGCCTCCTCAACGTGGACCGCAGCGCCTTCCGCCGCTTCCCGCACGTCATCGCCGAGTTCCGGGGCCAGCCTGGACGGGGCCGACCCAGCGCCAACCACAAAGTCACCCACATCCGTGAGCTGGCAGGAGACCACGACGTGTACTGCCTGACGGTGCCGGAGGCGGGCAATTTCGCCCTCGATGCCGGAGTCTTCGTGAGCAATTGCGGCATCGTCGCAAACGTAACTCCTTTAGAACCCGGCTGGGAAGGCCATGTCACCCTCGAATTTAGTAATACAACTCCTCTTCCCGCCAAGATGTACGCCAACGAGGGCTGCGTTCAGCTTCTCTTCTTCGAGGGTGAGCGGCCCGAAGTCACGTACGGCGACCGTCAGGGGAAGTATCAAGGACAGAAGGGCGTCACCCTTCCGAAGATGTGA
- a CDS encoding DoxX family membrane protein: MTVTQAPTVNEPRLSRLLFADTRLAPLWTLIRVYVGWQWLQAGWHKVTDPAWVGSGAGTAIGGFLRGALERAGGERPSVTGWYAWFIENVALPNATLFSYLVAFGEVAVGIALILGLLTGIAAFFGGLMNANFLLAGTLSSNPVLFILATWLVLGWRVAGWWGLDRWVLPRLGVFHSASPVPEGSTVQRSSG; encoded by the coding sequence ATGACTGTCACTCAAGCTCCCACCGTAAACGAACCTCGCCTCTCCCGGCTGCTCTTCGCCGACACGCGCCTCGCACCCCTGTGGACCCTGATTCGCGTCTATGTGGGCTGGCAATGGCTACAGGCGGGCTGGCACAAGGTCACGGACCCCGCCTGGGTCGGGTCGGGGGCAGGCACCGCCATCGGCGGCTTCCTGCGTGGCGCTCTGGAACGGGCGGGCGGGGAGCGGCCCTCGGTGACGGGGTGGTACGCGTGGTTCATCGAGAACGTCGCGCTGCCCAATGCCACCCTGTTCTCGTATCTCGTGGCGTTCGGCGAGGTGGCCGTCGGCATCGCCCTGATCCTGGGCCTGCTGACGGGCATCGCCGCCTTCTTCGGCGGCCTGATGAACGCGAACTTCCTGCTGGCGGGCACGCTGTCCTCCAACCCCGTGCTGTTCATCCTGGCGACGTGGCTCGTCCTCGGGTGGCGGGTGGCGGGCTGGTGGGGCCTCGACCGCTGGGTGCTGCCGCGTCTGGGCGTGTTCCACTCGGCCTCACCCGTTCCGGAAGGCTCGACCGTTCAGCGAAGCAGCGGCTGA
- a CDS encoding acetyl-CoA C-acetyltransferase, whose translation MDNLVVTVAKRTPIGSFLGTLADVSAADLAITVAKSVLEGVNGDDVADVIVGNVLQAGQGMNVARQVAVKSGLPQHVPGLTVNRVCGSGLQAVISAAQGLRAGDGRLYLAGGTESMSGAPHLLPRARQGYRLGHVQARDSILSEGLTDAFHDIHMGLTAENIAEQWGLSREEQDAFALETQNRTARAIEQGHFKTETVPVEVPGRKGPTLFDTDEYPRATSMEALAKLRPAFKKDGTVTAGNASGLNDGAAMLVVTTEDYAAANGLPVLAELVSYAAIGVDPAIMGIGPARAVPIALDKAGMTLADVDLLELNEAFAAQSLAVIRDLGADPARVNITGGAISLGHPIGASGARVLTTLIHSLRREGKETGVASLCIGGGMGIAVVVRAR comes from the coding sequence ATGGACAATCTGGTAGTCACGGTGGCGAAGCGCACGCCCATCGGCAGCTTTCTGGGCACCCTCGCGGACGTGAGCGCCGCCGATCTCGCCATCACGGTAGCGAAGTCAGTGCTGGAGGGCGTGAACGGCGACGACGTGGCCGACGTGATCGTGGGCAACGTGCTTCAGGCCGGGCAGGGCATGAACGTCGCCCGGCAGGTCGCGGTGAAGTCGGGCCTTCCCCAGCACGTGCCGGGCCTGACGGTGAACCGAGTCTGTGGCTCCGGCCTCCAGGCGGTCATCAGCGCCGCGCAGGGCCTCCGGGCCGGGGACGGCAGGCTCTACCTCGCGGGCGGCACCGAGAGCATGAGCGGGGCACCGCACCTCCTCCCCCGCGCCCGGCAGGGCTACCGGCTGGGGCACGTGCAGGCGCGCGACTCCATCCTCAGCGAGGGCCTGACCGACGCCTTCCACGACATTCATATGGGCCTCACCGCCGAGAACATCGCCGAGCAGTGGGGGCTGAGCCGCGAGGAGCAGGACGCCTTCGCGCTGGAAACGCAGAACCGCACCGCCCGCGCCATCGAGCAGGGTCACTTCAAGACCGAGACCGTGCCCGTCGAGGTGCCGGGCAGGAAGGGGCCGACCCTGTTCGACACCGACGAGTACCCGCGCGCCACGAGCATGGAGGCCCTCGCCAAGCTGAGGCCCGCCTTCAAGAAGGACGGCACGGTGACGGCTGGGAACGCGAGCGGGCTGAACGACGGCGCGGCCATGCTCGTCGTGACGACCGAGGACTACGCGGCGGCGAACGGGCTGCCCGTGCTGGCCGAACTCGTGAGCTACGCGGCCATCGGTGTTGATCCGGCCATCATGGGCATCGGTCCGGCCAGGGCTGTTCCCATCGCACTCGATAAGGCGGGAATGACGCTCGCGGACGTGGACCTGCTGGAGCTGAACGAGGCGTTCGCGGCGCAGAGTCTGGCGGTCATTCGTGATCTGGGGGCCGACCCGGCGAGGGTGAACATCACGGGTGGCGCAATTTCGCTGGGGCATCCTATCGGGGCGTCGGGGGCGCGGGTGCTGACGACCCTGATTCACTCGCTGCGGCGGGAGGGCAAGGAGACGGGCGTGGCGAGCCTGTGCATCGGTGGCGGCATGGGCATCGCTGTGGTTGTGCGGGCGCGGTAG
- a CDS encoding DoxX family protein, whose amino-acid sequence MESKENSKLTPGLLALAALFIGAGILHFVRPEPFDRIVPPGLPLPARTATLVSGAAEIAGGLGLLHPATRPAARLGLLTLLVAVFPANVLMAQHPERFRPLPEWGLWARLPLQPLLMWLVWRAGRGR is encoded by the coding sequence ATGGAATCCAAAGAGAATTCAAAACTCACCCCCGGCCTGCTGGCCCTCGCCGCCCTGTTCATAGGCGCGGGCATCCTCCATTTCGTGAGACCGGAGCCGTTCGACCGGATCGTGCCGCCGGGGCTGCCCCTCCCCGCGCGCACGGCCACCCTCGTCAGCGGGGCGGCGGAGATTGCGGGCGGGCTGGGACTCCTCCATCCGGCCACGCGCCCGGCGGCCCGGCTGGGACTCCTCACCCTCCTCGTCGCCGTGTTCCCGGCGAACGTCCTCATGGCGCAGCACCCCGAACGCTTCCGCCCGCTGCCGGAGTGGGGACTGTGGGCGCGGCTGCCGCTCCAACCGCTGCTGATGTGGCTCGTGTGGCGGGCGGGGAGGGGGCGCTAA
- a CDS encoding acyl-CoA thioesterase translates to MTRPTPEARTAYPHHHPTPTRWADNDVYGHVNNVTYYAYFDTAVNAYLAARGALDPHAGTVIGLVVETGCAFFAPAAFPELLSVGVRVAHVGRSSVRYELAVFREGEDAACAQGHFVHVYVDRGTRRPTELPAELRAALEGLRAD, encoded by the coding sequence ATGACCCGGCCCACCCCCGAAGCGCGCACCGCCTACCCCCATCACCACCCCACCCCGACCCGCTGGGCGGACAACGACGTGTACGGGCACGTCAACAACGTCACCTACTACGCCTACTTCGACACCGCCGTGAACGCCTACCTCGCCGCGCGGGGGGCGCTGGACCCACACGCGGGCACCGTGATCGGGCTGGTCGTGGAGACGGGCTGTGCCTTCTTCGCCCCCGCCGCGTTCCCCGAGCTGCTGAGCGTCGGCGTGCGGGTCGCCCATGTGGGCCGCAGCAGCGTGCGCTACGAACTCGCCGTCTTCCGCGAGGGGGAGGACGCGGCCTGCGCGCAGGGCCACTTCGTCCATGTCTACGTGGACCGGGGGACCCGCCGCCCGACCGAGCTTCCCGCCGAGTTACGCGCCGCGCTGGAAGGTCTGCGGGCGGATTAG
- a CDS encoding ankyrin repeat domain-containing protein, whose protein sequence is MTDPAPDPSPEQSFFATIQKNDEAGVREWLAHDPALLRALSPLGVSPILFATYYGKHDLARVLIGAMREAGLPLTVFEAAATGELADLGGQLDARPNLLNAHSPDGFTPLGLAAFFAREEVAAELLTRGADVNRASTNAMGARPLHSAVAGDHTALALRLLEAGADVNATQHGGFTPLLGAAQNGNAVLVEALLSVGADPAARTEEGRDAAALAREEGHAAVLEILSASPSDPEGSRKAPLTPTRNTGAMTNDRDGRKDGGIDAPDGPPTGEPINELTRQPDHHTGYQTRDPKDTSQPFYTTTPPEDRVSSADEGKYEPVQVPDPKEVTGQFDHLATRDPAAMEHTLQDAEFAGAQTVGPGLDPAVLNAVAPGELGLTANISASLERQREAIDPNPGYTPPSQKIQPDLGSTPGDLPRGLRPELQEAVRGDGDPKDT, encoded by the coding sequence ATGACCGACCCTGCCCCCGATCCGTCCCCCGAACAGAGTTTCTTCGCCACCATCCAGAAGAACGACGAGGCAGGCGTCCGCGAGTGGCTGGCCCACGACCCGGCGCTCCTGCGTGCCCTGAGTCCGCTCGGCGTCTCGCCCATCCTCTTCGCCACGTACTACGGGAAACACGACCTCGCCCGCGTGCTGATCGGGGCCATGCGGGAGGCGGGCCTGCCCCTGACCGTCTTCGAGGCCGCCGCGACGGGGGAACTGGCCGACCTGGGGGGGCAGTTGGACGCGCGGCCCAACCTCCTGAACGCCCACAGCCCCGACGGCTTCACGCCGCTCGGCCTCGCCGCCTTCTTCGCGCGGGAGGAGGTTGCCGCCGAACTGCTCACGCGCGGGGCGGACGTGAACCGGGCGAGCACGAACGCGATGGGTGCCCGCCCTCTCCACTCTGCCGTGGCGGGAGACCACACGGCCCTCGCCCTGCGGCTCCTGGAGGCGGGCGCGGACGTGAACGCCACGCAGCACGGCGGCTTCACGCCCCTCCTCGGCGCGGCGCAGAACGGGAACGCGGTACTGGTGGAGGCGCTCCTCTCGGTGGGCGCGGACCCGGCGGCCCGCACGGAGGAGGGCCGGGACGCGGCGGCCCTCGCCCGCGAGGAGGGACATGCGGCGGTCCTGGAGATTCTGAGCGCGTCACCGAGCGACCCTGAAGGAAGCCGGAAGGCACCCCTCACCCCCACGCGGAACACTGGGGCCATGACGAACGACCGAGACGGACGCAAGGACGGCGGAATCGACGCCCCCGACGGGCCACCCACCGGCGAGCCGATCAACGAGCTGACCAGACAGCCCGACCATCACACGGGCTACCAGACCCGCGACCCGAAAGACACCTCCCAGCCCTTCTACACGACCACGCCCCCCGAGGACCGGGTGAGCAGCGCCGACGAGGGCAAGTACGAACCCGTGCAGGTCCCCGACCCCAAAGAAGTGACCGGGCAGTTCGACCACCTCGCCACCCGTGACCCGGCGGCGATGGAACACACACTCCAGGACGCCGAGTTTGCAGGAGCACAGACGGTCGGCCCCGGCCTCGATCCCGCCGTCCTCAATGCCGTGGCCCCCGGCGAACTCGGCCTCACCGCCAACATCAGCGCCTCCCTGGAGCGCCAGCGCGAGGCCATTGACCCCAACCCCGGTTACACGCCCCCCAGCCAGAAGATTCAACCCGACCTCGGCTCCACCCCCGGCGACCTGCCGCGCGGCCTGCGCCCCGAGCTTCAGGAGGCGGTGCGGGGGGACGGGGACCCGAAGGACACGTAG